A section of the Methanoregula formicica SMSP genome encodes:
- a CDS encoding phosphate-starvation-inducible PsiE family protein, with product MEIITTIEKIEKGIYAALMVMLVIVLITAMIDLAMLLFGALLTTSPILMESYEMINVLGAFLLVLIGVELLDTIKAYFRENTIHVEIVILLAVIAVARKVILMDPSNMNGFEYGFEMMSIGVIIVGLTAGYYLIKKAGITIGPGGVKKGGE from the coding sequence ATGGAAATTATCACTACCATAGAAAAGATTGAGAAGGGTATCTACGCGGCCCTGATGGTGATGCTGGTCATCGTCCTTATCACTGCCATGATTGACCTTGCCATGCTCCTTTTTGGTGCGCTCCTCACAACCAGCCCCATCCTGATGGAGTCGTACGAGATGATCAATGTCCTTGGCGCCTTCCTGCTTGTCCTGATCGGTGTAGAACTCCTCGACACCATCAAGGCGTACTTCCGCGAGAACACCATCCATGTCGAGATTGTGATCCTGCTGGCCGTTATTGCCGTGGCGCGGAAGGTCATCCTGATGGACCCCTCGAACATGAACGGTTTTGAGTACGGTTTTGAGATGATGAGCATCGGTGTTATCATTGTCGGTCTCACTGCCGGATACTACCTCATCAAGAAGGCCGGGATAACGATTGGGCCGGGCGGCGTGAAGAAGGGCGGGGAGTGA
- the cobA gene encoding uroporphyrinogen-III C-methyltransferase, whose translation MKGKVYLVGSGPGAEGLLTQRGRDVIDRAEVVLFDQLPGEEILSTLPAGAEKIDCGKFGGKHNLEQDEIEALMVDRAQKGKRVVRLKGGDPFLFGRGGEELETVRAAGIEVEMVPGITSALAVPASVGIPLTHRKYASQVTILTGNEDPTKAEPALDWELLAKSRGTIVILMGVANLAKIAAVLVKNGKAAATPVAIIERGLRKDRRVTTGTLETIAGEAQKAGVKPPAVIVIGDVVNLYDPAEPDLVPWGD comes from the coding sequence ATGAAAGGAAAAGTTTACCTCGTAGGATCGGGACCGGGTGCAGAAGGACTTCTCACGCAGCGGGGCCGCGACGTGATTGACAGGGCCGAGGTCGTGCTCTTTGACCAGCTGCCGGGAGAGGAGATCCTCTCGACCCTCCCGGCCGGTGCAGAGAAGATCGACTGCGGCAAGTTCGGCGGGAAGCACAACCTTGAACAGGACGAGATCGAGGCGCTGATGGTGGACCGGGCGCAGAAAGGGAAACGCGTTGTCCGGCTCAAGGGCGGCGACCCCTTCCTCTTTGGGCGGGGCGGCGAAGAGCTCGAGACCGTCCGTGCCGCGGGGATCGAGGTCGAGATGGTGCCGGGGATTACAAGTGCCCTTGCTGTCCCTGCATCGGTCGGAATCCCGCTCACGCACCGGAAGTATGCAAGCCAGGTCACGATCCTGACCGGCAACGAGGACCCGACCAAGGCGGAACCGGCGCTCGACTGGGAGCTGCTGGCAAAGAGCCGGGGCACGATCGTTATCCTTATGGGTGTCGCGAACCTTGCAAAGATTGCGGCAGTGCTGGTGAAGAACGGGAAAGCGGCGGCAACACCGGTTGCCATCATCGAACGCGGCTTGCGGAAGGACCGCCGTGTCACGACCGGCACCCTTGAAACGATCGCGGGTGAGGCACAGAAAGCGGGCGTCAAACCCCCGGCGGTGATTGTCATTGGCGATGTCGTAAACCTGTACGACCCGGCAGAGCCGGACCTCGTTCCCTGGGGGGACTGA
- the hemC gene encoding hydroxymethylbilane synthase translates to MPIRIGTRGSKLALVQAETVIQKLSDLGIESEKVIINTQGDTTTHVPLHEIGGQGVFVRALDDAILAGTIDCAVHSMKDIPAIRPSGLVTAAILKRDSPADYLAHKGEFAHVRVIGTSSTRRKAQLLRHDPGITIRDLRGNVDTRIRKMAAGEYDGIMLAEAGLQRLGIKIDGQRLPPEKFVPSPNQGTVAVVSRADPSLMEVLSALDHPETRTDIAIERAVMEQLGGGCFTPLGIFSRGGHLIAEVLSLDGGRAERVEVDVKDIAQAREEGAKLKAKAQDLIDEAYKRLGITG, encoded by the coding sequence ATGCCGATAAGGATAGGGACCCGGGGCAGCAAGCTCGCCCTTGTCCAGGCGGAGACAGTCATACAGAAACTCAGCGATCTTGGGATCGAATCCGAGAAGGTTATCATTAACACGCAGGGCGACACTACGACCCATGTCCCGCTCCACGAGATCGGCGGGCAGGGTGTCTTTGTCCGGGCACTGGACGACGCGATCCTCGCGGGAACCATCGACTGCGCCGTCCACAGCATGAAGGATATCCCGGCCATCCGCCCGAGCGGCCTTGTTACCGCCGCCATCCTGAAGCGCGACTCGCCGGCGGATTACCTTGCCCACAAGGGCGAATTTGCCCACGTGCGGGTCATCGGCACATCGAGCACGCGCCGGAAAGCACAGCTCCTCCGGCACGATCCAGGGATCACGATCCGGGATCTCCGCGGGAACGTGGATACCCGGATCCGGAAGATGGCAGCCGGCGAGTACGACGGCATCATGCTCGCCGAGGCAGGCCTCCAGCGGCTCGGCATTAAGATCGACGGCCAGCGGCTCCCTCCGGAAAAGTTCGTCCCGTCCCCCAACCAGGGGACGGTCGCTGTCGTGAGCAGGGCTGACCCCTCGCTCATGGAAGTGCTCTCGGCTCTCGACCACCCGGAGACCCGCACCGACATTGCCATCGAGCGGGCCGTAATGGAACAGCTCGGCGGCGGCTGCTTCACGCCGCTGGGAATCTTCTCCCGCGGCGGGCACCTCATCGCCGAGGTGCTCTCGCTGGACGGGGGCCGGGCCGAGCGGGTCGAGGTTGATGTAAAGGACATCGCCCAGGCACGGGAAGAGGGCGCGAAGCTGAAGGCAAAGGCCCAGGACCTGATAGACGAAGCGTACAAACGACTGGGGATTACCGGATGA
- the hemL gene encoding glutamate-1-semialdehyde 2,1-aminomutase yields MNTETNKKSSELFEEAKILMPGGVSSPVRAIKPYPFYTTGAKGAHLRTADGITLIDCCMAYGPLILGHAHPEIGSAIEEQLERGWLYGTPSPFEPEFAKMITGDHPGMDMVRFVSSGSEATMAAIRLARGFTGKKDIVKIEGGFHGAHDAVLVKAGSGATTMGVPDSAGVLSDLVAHTRQVPYNDPEALEAVLAKNSDVAALIIEPVLGNIGPVLPQDGYLKEIRKITKAHDVLLIFDEVITGYRVGIGGAQKKFGVKPDLTTLGKIIGGGLPIGAFGGRREIMELVAPQGPVYQAGTFSGNPLSLTAGIATLRYLHENASLYKNLEEKGRALEEGIGDMGGGCFVRLGSMFKYFFRSSPPKDYREVKECDTAAFPVFWKKMLDTNIFLPPSQFETNFLSEAHTDHDLAALAQAYRKCR; encoded by the coding sequence ATGAACACTGAAACAAACAAGAAGAGCAGCGAGCTCTTCGAAGAGGCAAAGATCCTGATGCCCGGCGGCGTCTCAAGCCCGGTAAGGGCGATCAAGCCGTACCCGTTCTACACCACCGGCGCGAAGGGAGCGCACCTGAGGACAGCGGACGGGATAACGCTCATCGACTGCTGCATGGCCTACGGTCCGCTCATTCTCGGCCACGCCCACCCGGAGATCGGCAGCGCCATCGAGGAGCAGCTGGAACGCGGCTGGCTCTACGGGACGCCGTCGCCGTTCGAGCCGGAGTTCGCAAAGATGATAACGGGCGACCACCCGGGCATGGACATGGTCCGGTTCGTTTCGAGCGGTTCGGAAGCAACCATGGCCGCGATCCGGCTCGCACGCGGGTTCACCGGGAAAAAGGACATCGTCAAGATCGAAGGCGGGTTCCACGGGGCGCACGACGCGGTGCTCGTCAAGGCCGGCTCGGGCGCAACAACGATGGGCGTCCCGGACTCGGCCGGCGTGCTTTCCGACCTCGTGGCCCACACCCGGCAGGTCCCCTACAATGATCCTGAGGCACTCGAAGCGGTGCTTGCAAAGAACAGCGATGTCGCAGCCCTCATCATCGAGCCGGTGCTCGGCAATATCGGGCCCGTCCTCCCGCAGGATGGCTATCTCAAGGAGATCCGGAAGATCACGAAGGCGCATGACGTGCTCCTCATCTTTGACGAAGTAATCACGGGATACCGCGTGGGTATCGGCGGGGCACAGAAGAAATTCGGGGTAAAGCCCGATCTCACCACGCTCGGCAAGATCATCGGCGGCGGTCTTCCCATCGGCGCCTTTGGCGGCCGGCGGGAGATCATGGAGCTCGTTGCACCGCAGGGGCCGGTGTACCAGGCGGGGACCTTCTCCGGCAACCCGCTCTCGCTCACCGCGGGCATTGCCACCCTCCGGTACCTGCACGAGAACGCGTCGCTGTATAAGAATCTCGAAGAGAAAGGCCGGGCTCTCGAAGAGGGAATCGGCGATATGGGGGGCGGCTGTTTTGTCCGCCTCGGCTCGATGTTCAAGTATTTCTTCCGGTCATCGCCCCCGAAAGACTATCGCGAGGTGAAGGAATGCGACACTGCGGCCTTCCCGGTCTTCTGGAAGAAGATGCTCGATACCAATATCTTCCTGCCGCCCTCGCAGTTCGAGACCAACTTCCTCTCCGAAGCGCATACCGATCACGATCTCGCCGCACTGGCACAGGCGTACCGGAAATGCCGATAA
- the hemB gene encoding porphobilinogen synthase gives MFPKRRMRRTRSRNIQPLLREITLSRNDLIAPLFVDENISEKKPISAMPGQFRYPVSGIAGEAADLWKKGIRAILLFGIPKEKDAEAKSAYDPQGVVQQAVRNVKGAVPGMVVITDVCACEYTDHGHCGIVGETRGGTDLLNDPSLVLMNRIALSHAEAGADIVAPSCMLDGMVGSIRTALDEAGYDEVLIMSYSTKFASALYGPFREAADSGFSFGDRSTYQIHPANSREALLESQMDVDEGADILMVKPAGFYLDVLSEVATLGLPVAAYQVSGEYSMIRAAAQNGWLREREAIIESLTCIKRAGADLIITYFAGEVAGWLHEH, from the coding sequence ATCTTTCCCAAACGCCGGATGCGGAGGACACGGTCCCGGAATATCCAGCCGCTCCTGCGCGAGATCACTCTCTCCAGAAATGACCTGATCGCACCCCTTTTTGTGGACGAGAACATTTCAGAGAAGAAACCCATTTCGGCCATGCCGGGACAGTTCCGGTACCCGGTGAGTGGCATCGCGGGCGAGGCAGCGGACCTCTGGAAGAAAGGGATCCGGGCCATCCTCCTCTTTGGCATCCCGAAGGAAAAAGACGCTGAGGCAAAGTCGGCGTACGACCCGCAGGGCGTTGTCCAGCAGGCAGTACGGAATGTCAAGGGGGCAGTGCCGGGCATGGTGGTCATCACCGACGTCTGCGCCTGCGAGTATACCGACCACGGCCACTGCGGGATCGTAGGCGAGACCCGGGGCGGGACGGACCTCTTAAACGACCCGTCGCTTGTGCTCATGAACCGGATCGCCCTCTCGCACGCGGAGGCGGGCGCGGATATCGTTGCCCCGTCCTGCATGCTGGACGGGATGGTCGGCTCGATCCGGACGGCGCTCGACGAGGCCGGGTACGACGAGGTCCTGATCATGTCGTATTCCACGAAGTTCGCCTCGGCCCTGTACGGCCCGTTCCGCGAGGCGGCCGACTCCGGCTTCTCCTTTGGGGACCGCTCGACCTACCAGATCCATCCCGCGAACAGCCGTGAGGCGCTGCTCGAGTCGCAGATGGATGTTGACGAAGGAGCAGACATCCTGATGGTCAAGCCGGCCGGGTTCTACCTGGACGTGCTCTCGGAGGTCGCGACCCTCGGCCTCCCGGTCGCTGCCTACCAGGTGAGCGGGGAATATTCCATGATAAGGGCCGCAGCACAGAACGGGTGGCTCAGGGAACGGGAGGCCATCATCGAGTCCCTCACCTGCATCAAGCGTGCGGGGGCCGACCTGATTATCACGTACTTTGCCGGTGAAGTTGCAGGGTGGCTCCATGAACACTGA
- a CDS encoding flavodoxin family protein — protein MPAPLVGRKFGINIIPVPDKEVCKKIRVLGLSGSSRQQPVMSKSEALLDKALAQYREFGCTTEFIRLKDLKIYECEGNYSENPAYCTYPCQSSMKYEDDEMQKVYDAVLACDILILATPIRWNNHSSLIQKFVERMNAIENQYSWFGNRLIRNKVAGLIVIGHVDGVQHVAGNLLNFLSWVGFHIPEVAIASWVGENDEDTTKDKDLIDNNRYTQEDLSNLVLSALRLACALKQQCENEQECAGQ, from the coding sequence ATGCCTGCCCCGCTGGTTGGAAGGAAGTTCGGGATCAACATCATTCCGGTTCCGGACAAGGAGGTCTGCAAAAAGATCCGGGTTCTCGGGCTTTCCGGGTCGAGCCGGCAACAGCCAGTCATGAGCAAGTCCGAGGCGCTTCTCGACAAGGCCCTCGCCCAGTACAGGGAATTCGGGTGCACGACCGAATTTATCCGGTTAAAGGACCTGAAGATCTACGAGTGCGAAGGGAATTACTCTGAAAACCCGGCCTACTGCACCTACCCCTGCCAGAGCTCAATGAAGTACGAGGACGATGAGATGCAGAAGGTATACGATGCGGTCCTTGCCTGCGACATCCTCATCCTCGCAACACCCATCCGCTGGAACAACCACTCATCCCTGATCCAGAAGTTCGTGGAACGGATGAACGCCATCGAGAACCAGTACTCGTGGTTTGGCAACCGGCTGATCCGGAACAAGGTCGCAGGACTCATCGTGATCGGTCACGTGGATGGCGTGCAGCACGTTGCCGGCAATCTCTTGAACTTCCTTTCCTGGGTGGGGTTCCACATCCCTGAAGTCGCGATAGCCTCGTGGGTTGGCGAGAACGACGAGGACACCACAAAGGACAAGGACCTGATCGACAACAACCGGTACACACAGGAGGACCTCTCCAACCTTGTGCTCTCCGCCCTCCGGCTCGCGTGCGCCCTGAAACAGCAGTGCGAAAACGAGCAGGAATGCGCCGGCCAGTGA
- a CDS encoding DUF2769 domain-containing protein — protein MDRKDPALTGENKKKCICGPCPSYTECMRAGEELLFCIGGKSADCVFEKKGCICPSCPVTKELGLKKAYYCIRGTQEEQEQK, from the coding sequence ATGGACAGAAAAGACCCGGCTCTAACTGGCGAGAACAAAAAGAAGTGCATCTGCGGGCCCTGCCCGAGCTACACGGAATGCATGCGGGCAGGAGAGGAACTGCTGTTCTGTATCGGGGGAAAGAGTGCCGACTGCGTCTTTGAAAAGAAAGGCTGTATCTGCCCCTCGTGCCCGGTAACAAAGGAGCTCGGCCTGAAGAAAGCCTACTACTGCATCCGGGGCACTCAGGAAGAGCAGGAGCAGAAATAG
- a CDS encoding InlB B-repeat-containing protein, whose amino-acid sequence MDSKEKELNADLDATQEKFSRFSHEGYDQKHRCPIKVPDSYTMIENLTIDASLMNATPHWVFLAAGKTEQKALLSYVRAANVTAKKKIQWSLFLMKSWMKYPVKLIKTDNGTTLVPGKTPYRFSMTSQENRTFQEIERYIAEDMANVQAETATVRWFAEPTHTTFMLTAFSNADNIPDDLKTIAAGAAIQPDSWYSFPVHQMNHGYVPISITPPITGAGIAPDNFRDYANSAKSKFSSHDYEGAFRDMGYASHFMTDLGNPFHTPMVQLIPLEYIDTPFSQVVFPNSQMIVNYEELHNRYEGMVSSNWGMFYDGNTERYDIIEPGFSAKSHAVYSWGMSYPLVYQCYWHFVNTHNTDFSTNSAIVGITKNRISESMKNTRGLVYYVTEGKAPTLTVTASAGTGGSISPAGENTVPYGGSLTFTVTPAAGYEIEDVKVDGSSIGAVSSKTISSITADHTISATFSKNLPPIVALCSAGTAFDATKYPQNWPQSDAMTSQCNWDGNGRVYISGDPGALTGIRADDGFTVQIQPSGATYDAQPHHATVHNIIELTGGMTPGMNTVTVVVRNWMGLSMSYGSLSGIGTDQTPTIIQVNSQTLALSAMEKTSASDLPSFITESPDGLIVNGTLMKTTNESSG is encoded by the coding sequence ATGGATAGTAAGGAAAAAGAACTCAATGCCGATCTGGATGCGACACAAGAGAAATTCTCCCGTTTTTCGCACGAAGGGTACGACCAGAAACACCGGTGTCCGATCAAGGTTCCTGATTCCTATACAATGATCGAGAACCTGACCATCGATGCATCGCTGATGAACGCAACCCCGCACTGGGTCTTCCTTGCAGCCGGGAAAACCGAACAAAAAGCACTGCTTTCCTATGTCAGAGCTGCAAACGTGACCGCGAAGAAAAAAATCCAGTGGTCATTATTCCTGATGAAATCGTGGATGAAATACCCGGTCAAGCTCATCAAAACAGATAATGGCACAACACTAGTCCCCGGGAAAACGCCCTACAGGTTCTCGATGACTTCCCAGGAGAACAGGACATTCCAGGAGATCGAGCGGTATATTGCTGAGGATATGGCAAACGTCCAGGCTGAAACCGCTACGGTCAGGTGGTTTGCAGAACCTACCCATACTACGTTTATGCTGACCGCATTTTCAAATGCGGATAATATTCCTGATGATCTGAAAACAATAGCGGCAGGTGCAGCTATTCAGCCCGATTCCTGGTACTCATTTCCGGTTCACCAGATGAACCATGGATATGTTCCCATTTCCATTACACCTCCCATTACCGGCGCCGGCATTGCTCCGGATAACTTCAGGGATTATGCCAATTCAGCAAAGTCCAAGTTCTCATCCCATGATTATGAAGGAGCGTTCAGGGACATGGGCTATGCCAGCCACTTCATGACGGATCTAGGGAACCCGTTCCACACGCCCATGGTGCAGCTGATCCCCCTAGAGTATATTGATACGCCATTTTCCCAGGTTGTCTTCCCGAATTCACAGATGATCGTGAACTACGAGGAACTGCACAACAGATATGAGGGCATGGTCTCATCGAACTGGGGGATGTTCTATGACGGGAATACAGAACGGTATGATATCATCGAACCGGGATTCTCGGCAAAAAGCCATGCAGTGTATTCCTGGGGCATGAGCTACCCGCTCGTATACCAGTGCTACTGGCACTTCGTGAATACCCACAATACAGATTTCTCGACCAATTCAGCAATTGTCGGAATCACGAAAAACCGCATCAGCGAGAGCATGAAAAATACCCGGGGTCTCGTCTATTATGTGACCGAAGGGAAAGCCCCGACACTCACTGTCACGGCATCAGCAGGAACCGGGGGATCCATCTCGCCGGCAGGGGAAAATACCGTTCCCTATGGCGGCTCGCTGACATTCACTGTCACGCCTGCTGCCGGATATGAGATCGAGGATGTCAAAGTCGACGGGTCTTCTATAGGAGCTGTCAGCAGTAAGACGATCTCTTCAATAACAGCCGATCACACCATCTCCGCAACATTCAGCAAGAACCTCCCGCCCATTGTCGCACTCTGCTCTGCGGGGACTGCATTTGACGCAACCAAATACCCGCAGAACTGGCCGCAGTCCGACGCCATGACCTCCCAGTGTAACTGGGATGGCAACGGGCGAGTCTACATATCCGGCGATCCCGGGGCGCTCACGGGAATACGGGCGGATGACGGGTTCACCGTTCAGATCCAGCCAAGCGGCGCAACCTATGATGCCCAGCCCCACCATGCAACAGTTCATAATATTATCGAACTGACGGGAGGGATGACGCCGGGAATGAATACGGTAACGGTTGTCGTAAGGAACTGGATGGGCCTGTCAATGAGTTATGGATCCCTGTCCGGTATCGGGACGGACCAGACGCCGACCATCATCCAGGTAAATTCCCAGACACTTGCCTTATCAGCAATGGAAAAAACGTCGGCCAGCGATCTTCCGTCGTTTATTACTGAGAGTCCGGATGGGCTTATCGTCAACGGAACGCTCATGAAAACCACGAATGAATCGAGCGGTTAA
- the hemA gene encoding glutamyl-tRNA reductase, whose protein sequence is MAECQTAPLAIAGVSHHTANVTMIEAFRFADEPAFLEAARTRFPGVMLLQTCNRVEVLVEGDAAGLRAFLAEQGRKDFFVHEGPGALRHLFALASGIDSMIVGEDQIIGQLKKSLSDAQETGTASEFLETCINKAVHVGVEVRRRTLINRGSVSIGSAAVTLAEAEIGSLAGKHILVVGSGEMGLLVAQALAAKHLTAMYVANRTYKRAEILAGKIGGKAVKFNELYHYITLSDVVISCTAAPHAIIRRAELARAMKDRCWPPEGHPRPLILVDIAQPRDVEEGAGTIDGVRLYTIDDLRSVNEQTMSTRKAEADRAHGFVEAELSLFLRHLNRRTAECYLASLHTWAEEVRVRERERALSRLGAADEKTISVIDDLTRVLTKKLLTDATYSVRTSAEEGDAAAAEALVNAITKGDRIEGKPEKE, encoded by the coding sequence ATGGCTGAATGCCAGACGGCCCCGCTCGCGATCGCGGGCGTGAGCCACCACACCGCGAACGTGACCATGATCGAGGCGTTCCGTTTCGCGGATGAGCCCGCGTTCCTTGAAGCGGCACGCACCCGGTTCCCGGGTGTGATGCTCCTCCAGACCTGCAACCGTGTCGAGGTCCTGGTTGAAGGCGATGCAGCAGGGCTCCGGGCGTTCCTTGCAGAACAGGGGAGAAAGGACTTCTTCGTGCACGAGGGCCCGGGAGCCCTCCGCCACCTCTTTGCGCTTGCGTCCGGCATCGACTCGATGATCGTGGGCGAAGACCAGATCATCGGGCAGCTCAAAAAATCGCTCTCGGACGCACAGGAGACCGGTACCGCAAGCGAGTTCCTTGAGACCTGCATCAACAAGGCGGTCCACGTGGGCGTGGAAGTGCGGCGCCGGACGCTCATCAACCGGGGCTCGGTCTCGATTGGCTCTGCCGCCGTCACGCTTGCCGAAGCGGAGATCGGGTCCCTTGCGGGGAAGCACATCCTTGTTGTAGGCAGCGGGGAGATGGGACTCCTTGTGGCCCAGGCCCTTGCAGCCAAGCACCTCACGGCGATGTACGTTGCGAACCGGACCTACAAGCGGGCCGAGATCCTGGCCGGCAAGATCGGCGGCAAGGCCGTGAAGTTCAACGAGCTCTACCACTATATCACGCTCTCGGACGTGGTCATCTCCTGCACGGCAGCCCCGCACGCGATCATCCGCAGGGCCGAGCTCGCCCGGGCCATGAAAGACCGGTGCTGGCCGCCTGAAGGTCACCCCCGCCCCCTCATTCTCGTTGACATTGCCCAGCCCCGCGATGTGGAAGAAGGCGCCGGCACGATCGATGGCGTCAGGCTCTACACCATCGATGACCTGCGGTCGGTGAACGAGCAGACCATGAGCACGAGAAAAGCCGAGGCCGACCGGGCGCACGGCTTTGTCGAGGCCGAGCTCTCCCTCTTCCTCCGGCACCTGAACCGCAGGACCGCCGAGTGCTACCTTGCCTCGCTCCACACCTGGGCCGAAGAAGTCCGGGTGCGGGAACGCGAGCGAGCCCTCTCCCGGCTCGGTGCAGCGGACGAGAAGACCATATCAGTCATCGATGACCTGACCCGGGTCCTGACAAAGAAACTCTTAACCGATGCCACGTATTCCGTCCGCACCAGTGCCGAGGAGGGTGATGCAGCGGCTGCCGAAGCGCTCGTCAATGCCATCACAAAAGGCGACCGGATCGAAGGGAAGCCGGAGAAGGAATGA
- a CDS encoding precorrin-2 dehydrogenase/sirohydrochlorin ferrochelatase family protein — protein MIPLFVDCSDRRIVIFGGGNVAARKAAYFSGKSHLTVVSRSFVSAFDSLQATRVEIDLEKTSDLKLLDLIRDAFLVIGALSDPEINNRIGRLCRAKGILFNNADGESGDVVLPAVTGGDHYTIAISTDGASPAVSRFIREQIEDEFPALDAMIALQERLRGVLKEKEPDQAKRNAVLRNVLNDHAIWEQLFSDRGAAWKDVERRYLHG, from the coding sequence ATGATCCCTCTCTTTGTTGACTGCTCTGATCGTCGCATCGTCATCTTCGGAGGGGGGAATGTGGCTGCACGGAAGGCCGCGTATTTTTCCGGCAAATCGCACCTGACGGTCGTGAGCCGGTCATTTGTCTCCGCATTCGACAGCCTGCAGGCAACCCGGGTCGAGATCGACCTGGAGAAGACAAGCGACCTGAAACTGCTGGACCTGATACGGGACGCATTCCTTGTGATTGGAGCGTTGTCGGACCCGGAGATCAACAACCGGATCGGGCGGCTCTGCCGGGCAAAGGGGATCCTGTTCAACAACGCTGACGGGGAGAGCGGGGACGTTGTACTGCCGGCCGTGACGGGCGGCGACCACTACACGATCGCGATCAGCACGGACGGGGCGAGCCCTGCGGTCTCGCGGTTCATCCGCGAGCAGATCGAGGACGAGTTCCCGGCGCTGGACGCGATGATCGCGCTCCAGGAGCGGCTCCGCGGGGTGCTCAAGGAGAAAGAGCCGGACCAGGCAAAGCGGAATGCGGTGCTCCGGAACGTGCTCAACGATCACGCGATCTGGGAGCAGCTCTTCTCCGACCGCGGGGCTGCCTGGAAGGACGTGGAGCGGAGGTACCTGCATGGCTGA
- a CDS encoding HEPN domain-containing protein: MRCSTATPSARPALGNRLYPVAVFHAQQVCEKGAKGCLALVSIVVARDHPASDLSTAHVIPASGELDNRFRTFLPVMSRLESYYIPSR; the protein is encoded by the coding sequence ATGCGCTGTTCGACCGCGACACCATCGGCCCGGCCGGCCCTTGGGAATCGGCTCTATCCGGTTGCGGTCTTCCATGCCCAACAGGTATGCGAGAAAGGCGCCAAAGGATGTCTTGCGCTCGTCTCCATTGTCGTAGCCCGCGATCACCCTGCATCGGATCTCTCCACTGCCCATGTCATTCCCGCATCCGGTGAACTGGACAACCGGTTCCGCACATTCCTCCCGGTCATGAGCCGGCTGGAGAGTTATTACATCCCGTCCCGCTAG